The genomic stretch TCCGGCGACAAATGTAGTGTCTTGTCCATGGATGCAATGAAGTGTcgaaaacataattttttttttaaaagaagatgaCGAGCTTCAACTCGAAGTGGTCCTTGTTTTCTTTCGGGCCTTGGCATACACCGAGTAAAATCGACATATGTAAATAGTGACTATGCAAACATTGTATGTTGGGAACATGTCACTCGCCCACACTAGGTCACATTTGGATATGACATAGTCATCGGGCAAATGACTCAATGAGCAGCGTGATCTTTGaacattttatttgttcaatgtgatccttggaCTTGAATTAATCGAacgacaatattgaatattttcatatagtttagagaCTATACTGAACacgtaccaaaagttcaagaatcatataaaataaattatgagccacattgcatattgagttaaagCTTTGAGACCATATTAAGAGATTATTCATGTCATTATTCCTTGATTTTTTGAGTTGGGCGTTACGCCAACTCATGCAAAATGGTTCTTTTCTTTCGTTGAGTGACTAGCTTTCGCGTTCGCAGATCATGAGGAGTTTGGAAGCAGAGAATGTGGAGGAAGCACCTCTTGCATTATCAGCGACGACAACATTAAAACTTCTGGGATGCCGAAACGATTCCCATCGTCCTCCAAGAATCATCACGCCCAATAGATTATTGCAATCGCTTCATGAAGGACTGAGAACGAGAACTCGAAGATCGTGATGGAGGAGTCATCGAGCCAGATAGATCATCATAGACCAGTCCATGTCCAACACACCGGATGGCGGCTTCCAAGGTTTGAGGAGCGAGCATCGCGGCAAAGGTTTCCTTGTCTGGCTCCCCGAAACATTCAAGAAGTTGTGTGCCTTGCCTCCTTTTCCGTGCTTAAGCTCTAATTAAGCGAAGTAGTACGATACAATCTAATCATTGGGTTTGAATTGAATTCCTAAGGCTAACATGTCTTCCCCGTGACGccgagaaagaaggagaaagactGGACAACGAGGGTCGTTGGCAAATTTTGAGTAGCTAGCAATCGTCAAATTCCATCCGTGCTGATCGATTTCGAATGCCGCATTTGAATGACTTGATCAACCGCAAAGAACGACAAAGTAGAAGTCATATGCAATGCCAAGTCAATGAgttggctaattttttttttttctccgggTACATAAGTCTATGCGAGTTAAACGAAAAACGAAGCAGACAGCATCAGATTGACATTTCATCTTTGTTCTCGGAACATTCAAAGTTTCCAATTAGGCTGCTCTTCGTCAAACATGGCGACTCGCTCTGCTCCTCTTGCTTTGGCTCTTAAACGACGCTAGACCTAGCTCCATTTCAACAACGCCTCCCTTGAATAATAAACATTACACCACATGGAATATTCGACTAATCGGATTAAGTTGGTATGCAACTCGATTAGAAAAATCACGGGCTTACCAATCCGATTGATTCATGCGCGGAACGTTTAGGTTTTCGTCTTGCGTATGAAATCGACATTTTCGGATGCATATTAGGTATTTAATTCTCGCAGCTCGCTTTCATAGTGACTTCCGCTAGTGATCTTTAAAGCAATGGCGTCAAGAAGGCGTTCCACTGATTAGAAAGAAGAGCTCGTATAGGCAAACGTTGGGCCGGGGACTCGTGTACGAACTTGTCAAAGACCAAGTGCAATCGCACTCCCCTTGCATCGATTATGAAAATACCGATGACTTTTTCAGGAAAGACGCACGGCAAAAGAATAGATTAAGCTTTCGAAATAATACATATAGAGTTGCAAGGTTTTTCAATTCGGGCGATCTTCCTTGTTAGGGAAAATGgcacaaatgatccataaattttgtccaaatatgcaatatgatccccaaatttttaatttgttcaatgtggttcatgaattttagcccaatgtgcaatatcattCCCGATCTTTTACATTATTCACCATGATCCATAGCCTTTCAAGACGcgttcaatttagtcaatagattatatgaaaaagtttaatcTAATCCCCGAACTTGGATTATtaaaaggacaacattgaacattttcaaattgaatatgtacaaaaaggtttagggatcacattgaataaattaaaattttagaaaatatattgcacattagggtaaaattttaatttgttcaatgtgggtcatgaattttagcccaatgtgcaatatcgttcCCGATCTTTTACATTATTCACCATGATCCATAGCCTTTCAGTATGcattcaatttagtcaatagattatatgaaaaagtttaatcTAATCCCCGAACTTGGATTATTAAAagaacaacattgaacattttcaaattgaatatgtacaaaaaggtttagggatcacattgaataaattaaaattttagaaaatatattgcacattagggtaaaattttaatttgttcaatgtgggtcatgaattttagcccaatgtgcaatatcgttcCCGATCTTTTACATTATTCACCATGATCCATAGCCTTTCAGTATGcattcaatttagtcaatagattatatgaaaaagtttaatcTAATCCCCGAACTTGGATTATTAAAagaacaacattgaacattttcaaattgaatatgtgcaaaaaggtttatggatcacattgaataaattaaaattttagaaaatatattgcacattagggtaaaattttaatttgttcaacgtggttcatgaattttagcccaatgtgcaatatcgtttCCGATCTTTTACATTATTCACCATGATCCATAGCCTTTCAGTACGcattcaatttagtcaatagattatatgaaaaagtttaatcTAATCCCCGAACTTGGATTATtaaaaggacaacattgaacattttcaaattgaatatgtgcaaaaaggtttagggatcacattgaataaattaaaattttaggaaataTATTGCACATTAGGGTAAAGTTCAGGCTCCAGAGACTAtgttgagcaaattaaaaagttctATGGACCATATTATatgtttgtgtcattttccctttttgctaaACATGCTTATTAGTTATTCGGTGTCCCGGTAGCTGGACCGGGCTGGTCTTTAGGCCCAGTAGCTTTCCTTAGCTCGGGCCTGGCCCGGGGACGACAGCGCGCTCCATCCTGTGTTTGGTTTCGACTTTGAATGTTCGGACAAATCAAAAGCGGTCTATTTCGGGGATCTCTGCAAAGTTCACCCGCCAAAAATTGAAAACGCATTTCACCATCTTCACTCGAGCATTCCATCGCGTTGTCGGTCGATTCTTTCTCGCCTTTTTCTCGCGCGCGAAGCGGAGATAAGGAGGTGCTTTTGCTGTATTAGCTTTCTCAAAGTACGATCTTTTCATCTTGAATGATTGTTCTCCCCTAGATCCTGAATCAAGATTGCTTGTTTCGAGAGTGCTTGCGTCTGAGCTCAGATCCGGAAGATTTCCTGGGTAAACTGACATTGTACGACTGTTGGGTTCGGCTGGATTTTTCATGTGGACAACATGTTTGATGaaattactaatttttttgtttttatttttggggaaGGGTTCTTATTAGGGGTCGTGAAATAACTGAATTGTGAGCTTCTGGCGGCTAGAACGAGATGTACGGGAGAAAGGCAAGCCAGTTGGTGAAAGAGCTCAGTAGCAGTGAAAAGGGGCAGCTCAAGCCTTTTAATGTGAGTTTCGCATTTCATATTCTTGTACTCTAGCAATTTGCGTTCTGTTGTTTCAGTGTGAATCCCGCGTATATGGATTTCAGCTTCCAGATTGCACTATTGGAGTTCTCTGATTCTCGTATGCCTTTCGATGTCTTTTGGAACTTTCACTGGGGGTTCAAATGCTAAAACCCACCtttatttgaatatttgtttaTCTTATTGCTTCTGCCTTACATATCGACTCATACCTGGAGCGGGGTATGTTTGCTTGAGAAAGGTACTAAAGTCAAAATAGGACGAGAATCAGAGCAATAGGGAGGTGTAGTGTTTATTTTTACTATGATTTGTAGCTCAGTCCTGCTGCAATTACACCACTTGTAAATTCTTCAGACAGATGTAGCTGTTGTTTGATTGATTATTTCGTTCTTGACTTCATGAACATGTTACTATTGTAATCTCTCTGCATGCAAAGGGCATGGCCGCATTGGTCACTTTCTGTTCATAATTCATGTGTTGAGTTTGGTTCTCTAACATATTGTCAATGTACCATGTAGAATGTAGTTTTTTCTGGGGAGACATGTTAGCAATACATGCCTTTGTATTTAAATCTCTAATATATTCATGGTCGATATCTTGTAATTCTAATGTTGCTTTTAAGGGTTTCTTTTTGCCTCTGCATGTTCCAACACTTTTAATCATTGTCCTTTTGCCAAACCGTACCTGCATTTTTAATCAAGTCTTACCTTATCTTTTATTAAGGCAAGATTCCATGATTCTCTATTCTACTCATCTTACTATCGAATCTGTGTGTTTTGCTAGATCAAATGATTTTCACATGCTAAATATAACCTTACTCTCTCACTATAATCATGCAGGACGACTTATTTAATCAAGTAATCAAAGAATGTAGTTCACATCATGTTGGGCTTCAGGCCTTGTTCAGGTAATCCTAtttcctctatttttcttttaaattttcgtCATTCTCTTTATGTGGTCAAGTATCGGCTATTGagcatatttttttcatatgtttCCTGCGTCTTTACGGGAGTTAAGTTCTAGCCAGAAGGaatttcgagcatataaaatctAGCTGGTATGACTGTCATAAATGCATAGCATCATGTTGTCATCTAGTATAGGCATGCAGCAGAATTTCATGTTTTTACCCTTTTCAACTGAAAAATCTACCTTTTGACTATGGTTGTTATAGAATGAGAGGAACTTTTACCAGTGCAAGTGTATTTTACGATGGTAAACTTACTAGATCAGATTGTGATGATCTCAAGGATTCAAGATTTTCTTATTGTCACCACGAGTTAGGCTCTAGCATCATTTCAAGTTGCTCAACTGCATTATGTAAAACTTTGGTCGTATCAGACTTTGGATTTACATGAATATGTTGCAATAGGAATATGCAAGAAGAAGGCTTGGATATCCAAACAACCAGAAATGCAGATTTCTATGGAGCACTGATTCATCATCTTTCTCTGACTCGCAATAAACGCTGCCTAATGGCATACATGTAAAGATAATAGtattccctttcttttccaCTTTTCATTAATTGGTCAATTAATTGTTGTTGAACTCTTTTACCCTAATGTTATTTTGCTTAATTATTTTGTGACTTTAAGGTACAATAGAGCAGATGTTATACGGAGTTTGAGGTGGAAGTTAGGGCGCGTGCTTCCCAATGAACTCGTTATGAAGTTGAGCAACTCTGAGAAGGAGTTCTCTAAGGGTTACTCTGCTACTCTGGATGCAtatatgaatgaaatgaatcTGGATTTGACAGTGGTAAGCCCCACTCCTCTCTATCTGAATCTGATCCTCCTGATTTGAGACATCTATTGAAAAAGATGTCAAGTCAGTGTTAACGTTTTACTTGAGAAGTTTGGCTTGATGAATACTTCACGTGTTCTTTGGTATGGTGGAAAAAAACAAGGAACGTACTACTGAGCATAGAGGAAAGCGACATCAAAGCAGGGTTATATCCAAAAATTTGTCGTATCATACGGTCATGGGTGACAACTACAACATTTTTATGCAAACGGATTGAAATATTAATCTTGAGATATGATCTCTGCATGTTGACTTGTCTAGTTAGTGAAAATTTGACGATGCTTAATTCGCTGGGAAGAGCCAAGGGATATCTTAAGACTCAGTTTCATGTAAAGATAATCAAAGGAGTCAAAATTcgctctttcttgttttttaattcattgaattttgagaaatgTTGTTTGTGGCTGACAGGGGTTTGCTTAACTAAGCGATCGTGTCTCTCCTTCCATCTgttgcatttttttcatttaacttTTGTTGTTGGAAAGCAGTCTGATCTTTGCTATTGTGTATTATTGTTAGGGAAAGGTTTCTTGTGATGACATATGATAGTGCAATTGACACTTttagtttgtaatttttcagcattcttaattattttatatatcttgcatttatttcatggAGTTAGCAGATGGTACAGCATGTCTTGCCTTTTCTGTTGTTGACTTCATAACCTTTTATGCTTACCAGCGGAAGATCTTCGTCTGTGTTAATTATGCACTGGTTTGCCTGCTTTTTGAACTTTCAACCTCATCCCTGTTCCGTGGGCCGTGATCTGGATTTCCCCACTTTCAActagaaatttccaattttgaacttttttgctGTTGTCCACAAGCTTCACTACTTGCAAAGCTTGACATAATACTCAGTGCCTCAGTTGCATCCTTCTAACAGTTAAAAGCCACAGTATGCATACAGTTATCAATGCATTATTTCTTTAAGTTACTTGCTTAAGAGTTTAAGATGTCCatcatgtttatttatttaaggGATGTAAGAACACTGCAATCGCGTCTGAATCTATTGTCAAGCTGTTTGCATCATTAACCTCTATAGTTGTTGGAGTTATGACCTAATCAAGTCATACTTTTTACTCCTTTTATGTATTTTCATCCTTGTTTGTGTTGTGCCTGGGATGGAGTGCCAAGGGGTGGCATTACTGGTATTGGTTGTGTTGAAGAATATGATGATTTTCTACTTGTGTCAACGTTTGTGCATTTCTTATAAATGAATGTGAGCATAGAATTCTCCGGTGAATTAGGAAGTGCAATTCAATAAAGACTAAAGAGCACTGAACTAATTAATTTCTTTGAGAGAAGATAAGTAAGAAGCATGTGCTTCACGGGATATTCGATGCATGATTAAAGTCTTTGCCAGGATATGGTGCCACCGAAGGATCCGTACATCCAGGTTAGAGTTCTTGATGATATTGGTGAAGTGTTGCTCACTGACCGGTCTGCCAATCTTGCTCGCTACTCAATGCACTTTCTCAAACGAACTGATGCTGAACAATATATTTGTCAGGTTTGTTGTTCCCTCAAGTTGCTGATATTTCCTGGTCTCATCAATTCTTCCAATCAATCAGTTGCTCTGATTCTGTTAACAGGGTTTAATGGAGGAACTCTTGAGCTGACCAACGGAGTTAACCCAGTCCACGCATTCTTGATGGGCATCCGCAGGCTCCCTAGCTGAACTGCACTTGCATTATGCCACTGCTATAAGCACGAGCTAAGCAGTTGGTGGAAGAACAAGCAGAAGTGAGTCAGCCCAGAATAATGATTATCTAACCTGGTGAGACAGCTGGACATAGTAGACAACACCCTGGAGAAAAGATCAGACATGAACACTGGTTTAACTTGCAGAAATAAGTGTAAATCATTCTAGCAATGAAGATGACACACTGCCTAATTTTTCTGCTTTGGCTTTCAGCAGAAGAATGTTAGTGGCTTCTTAAGCTATAGCAGTTAGCAGAACCCTTTTAAGAGCCAGCAAAAATATGATCACCACAGACGTACAAATACATGAAACTTTGGATGTACTTGAGAGTTCTGTTTTCAGGATGGATTACTCAATAATGGTGAACTATTGTATCTTTTCCAAAGGCTTTGtgcaaatgaatgattttggcCCCCTCTTGGCTTTTTGCATGTAATTTAGCAAGCACAGCTGCCTCTCCGCAAATTTATTGATCGCCAAGTAGCCTTATGGGGTAATGCATCTTGTCATGTAGCTGTCTCACTTTTCTTCCAGTGATATTTTTTGTCGAATGATAGTCCATTGGTACTTGCAAATTACCACGGGGATGAAGTGGCATGCAAAAATTTAAGGGATGCATATACATTTATTAACGCCTACCCAATTTCGACAGCATGCCTCTCCGCTTTCCATTTGAATTGTATTTATGTATTTGTGCTGTAGATCTTTGCATGTTAGTCTTCGCACTCACTGCATATATACTTATCTGGCCTTTAATGGCgaggaataaatttttttaagtctTCGTGTCTTCGTGAGTTGCGCCAATCAATTTTC from Rhodamnia argentea isolate NSW1041297 chromosome 2, ASM2092103v1, whole genome shotgun sequence encodes the following:
- the LOC115737310 gene encoding DNA replication complex GINS protein PSF1 isoform X1 translates to MYGRKASQLVKELSSSEKGQLKPFNDDLFNQVIKECSSHHVGLQALFRNMQEEGLDIQTTRNADFYGALIHHLSLTRNKRCLMAYMYNRADVIRSLRWKLGRVLPNELVMKLSNSEKEFSKGYSATLDAYMNEMNLDLTVDMVPPKDPYIQVRVLDDIGEVLLTDRSANLARYSMHFLKRTDAEQYICQVCCSLKLLIFPGLINSSNQSVALILLTGFNGGTLELTNGVNPVHAFLMGIRRLPS
- the LOC115737310 gene encoding DNA replication complex GINS protein PSF1 isoform X2, with product MYGRKASQLVKELSSSEKGQLKPFNDDLFNQVIKECSSHHVGLQALFRNMQEEGLDIQTTRNADFYGALIHHLSLTRNKRCLMAYMYNRADVIRSLRWKLGRVLPNELVMKLSNSEKEFSKGYSATLDAYMNEMNLDLTVDMVPPKDPYIQVRVLDDIGEVLLTDRSANLARYSMHFLKRTDAEQYICQGLMEELLS